In the genome of Shewanella glacialimarina, one region contains:
- a CDS encoding GGDEF domain-containing protein gives MEYKTQHTIILLYVLAFIYKVTIYTFTWPEDLIEFIAEIAMLIACFAVMYYINPLKVFPKIYWLMLFGSAFYSMSAFMDLTEEFFVESTVRNSNLDDFLKTSGFILLSLGIHRWMNLHLQLISELKRKAETDQLTGLLNRRAFIQRITGTFKPKESEGRAFLLLDIDHFKAINDNYGHACGDQVLTSAAKSLKAKVRKDDILARWGGEEFLFFLANVTKDEAIAIANSLRQHIAQLTFQCNNEAIQCTTSIGIYHAFSSSGLEKEIDSADQALYQAKSNGRNCVVLYE, from the coding sequence ATGGAATATAAAACTCAACACACCATTATATTGCTTTATGTTTTGGCTTTTATTTACAAAGTCACTATTTATACTTTTACTTGGCCAGAAGATTTAATTGAATTCATCGCTGAAATTGCGATGCTGATTGCTTGTTTTGCGGTAATGTACTACATCAACCCTCTCAAAGTGTTTCCTAAAATATATTGGCTGATGCTGTTTGGTTCAGCCTTTTACAGCATGTCTGCATTTATGGATTTAACAGAAGAGTTTTTTGTAGAGAGTACTGTTCGTAACAGTAACCTTGATGATTTTTTAAAAACCTCAGGCTTTATTCTTTTAAGCCTTGGGATCCATCGGTGGATGAATTTACACCTGCAACTAATCAGCGAGTTAAAACGTAAAGCAGAAACGGATCAATTAACCGGACTGCTGAATCGGCGCGCATTTATCCAAAGAATAACAGGCACATTTAAACCTAAAGAGTCAGAAGGACGTGCTTTCTTGTTACTCGATATCGATCATTTTAAAGCAATAAATGACAATTACGGGCATGCGTGTGGCGATCAAGTATTAACCTCTGCGGCAAAGTCATTAAAAGCTAAAGTACGAAAAGACGATATTTTAGCCCGTTGGGGGGGAGAAGAATTTCTGTTTTTCCTCGCTAATGTGACCAAGGATGAAGCCATTGCTATCGCAAATTCATTGAGGCAACACATCGCACAACTGACATTTCAATGTAATAACGAAGCCATTCAGTGCACTACAAGTATCGGCATTTACCATGCTTTTAGCTCAAGTGGCCTTGAAAAAGAAATTGACAGTGCGGATCAAGCCTTATATCAAGCTAAGTCAAATGGGCGTAATTGTGTTGTGTTATACGAGTAA
- a CDS encoding MscL family protein has translation MRILILRIAFIIYRCFFCKIVTALVTGVIMSPIGVLLGGVNFTDLAIVVKDAVGDAPVIVISYRAFIQTVIDFTLIALAIFVIVKGINKDQHKYSRFYLG, from the coding sequence ATGCGAATCCTAATATTGCGCATAGCCTTCATAATTTATCGGTGTTTTTTTTGCAAGATTGTCACTGCATTAGTTACGGGGGTTATTATGTCTCCGATAGGCGTGTTATTAGGCGGAGTAAATTTTACTGATTTAGCCATTGTGGTAAAAGATGCGGTTGGTGATGCGCCAGTTATAGTAATCAGTTATAGGGCTTTCATCCAAACCGTTATTGATTTTACTCTCATTGCATTAGCAATATTTGTGATTGTAAAAGGCATTAACAAAGATCAGCACAAATATAGTCGCTTTTATTTAGGCTAA
- a CDS encoding chemotaxis protein CheB — MTNQSKTLTKPLKDSSRLAVVNTPIIVGIGASAGGLEALADFFSHVLTPSSIAFVVIQHLDPSRKSIMPELLQRTTLMKVTQASNGMKVKPNCVYVIPPNKDLSMLHGSLLLLEPVETRGLRLPIDFFFRALANEQNERAVGVILSGMGSDGTLGLRAIKEHAGVSVVQSPEFAKFDSMPYSAINTGLVDIIAPADALPGQIIAFLKHRPRSVPNDFESSVALKSKSALEQIISILRGRSGNDFSLYKENTIYRRIERRMALHQLKNISLYTRYLRNNAQEQDLLFKEMLIGVTNFFRDHKMWAQLKSVTLPALLAHYPKGKELRAWVTACSTGEEAYSLAMTVMDVLDDVKHKGRFKLQVFATDVGEDAINIARKGYYPASIEADVSPEQLNRYFIKDGSGYRINKQIRDMVIFAPQNIIMDPPFTKLDIVTCRNLLIYLGPELQKKLIPLFHYTLTSNGILILGNAETIGNSTSLFSESKENTRIYTRINSTAPQMEVDIPTRIFPIISLVENEPERTSKMTTNITDLQMQADQIILQSYSPAAVLVNAAGDIIYINGRTGKYLEPAAGKANWNIHVMAREELQYQLHLAIMKAQLQIEPVNIKNLTIDKHTINLTVQAITKPKALLGLIMVVFTEVVTPTKLPRSKRGSAEKEIQAELQQAQDEIQSLREQMQSSQEELKSANEELQSTNEELQSTNEELTTSKEEMQSMNEELQTVNTELRSKVDDLSWVTNDMENLLDSTQIATIFLDNELHVRRFTNYATHLFKLIQSDVGRALSDIVTELDYVLLQEDSKEVLKTLIFIEKEVTAKNKRWFKVRIMPYRTQENVIDGVVITFTDISEAKLLESKLRKIRPSL, encoded by the coding sequence ATGACAAACCAAAGTAAAACATTGACTAAGCCACTTAAGGATTCTAGTAGATTGGCTGTGGTGAATACACCTATCATTGTTGGCATTGGTGCTTCAGCTGGTGGCTTGGAAGCATTGGCAGATTTTTTTTCCCATGTATTAACTCCCAGCAGCATTGCATTTGTTGTTATTCAACACCTTGACCCTAGTCGCAAAAGCATAATGCCTGAGCTATTGCAACGCACGACCTTGATGAAAGTGACCCAAGCCAGCAATGGTATGAAAGTCAAGCCGAACTGTGTATATGTGATACCACCTAATAAAGATTTATCTATGCTTCACGGATCGTTATTGCTGCTTGAACCAGTCGAAACTCGTGGATTGCGCTTACCGATTGATTTCTTCTTTCGGGCGTTGGCTAATGAGCAGAATGAGCGGGCTGTAGGGGTTATTTTGTCTGGAATGGGGTCTGATGGCACGCTCGGTTTACGCGCAATAAAAGAACATGCTGGTGTGTCTGTGGTGCAGTCACCTGAGTTTGCCAAATTTGATTCAATGCCTTATAGCGCGATTAATACCGGACTTGTTGACATCATTGCTCCTGCTGACGCTCTCCCAGGACAGATTATCGCTTTTCTCAAACATAGACCTCGTAGTGTTCCAAACGATTTTGAATCGAGTGTAGCGCTCAAGTCAAAAAGCGCGCTTGAGCAGATCATTAGTATCTTACGTGGACGCAGTGGTAATGACTTCTCACTGTACAAGGAAAACACCATCTATCGTCGTATTGAAAGACGTATGGCTCTGCATCAGCTTAAAAACATATCACTCTACACGCGCTATCTGCGTAATAATGCACAAGAGCAAGATCTACTGTTCAAAGAAATGTTAATTGGGGTAACAAATTTCTTTCGAGATCATAAAATGTGGGCGCAGCTCAAGTCAGTCACACTTCCAGCACTATTGGCCCATTACCCTAAAGGTAAAGAACTTCGAGCATGGGTGACCGCCTGTTCTACCGGGGAGGAGGCCTACTCGCTCGCGATGACGGTAATGGATGTATTGGATGACGTTAAACATAAAGGGCGTTTCAAACTACAAGTTTTTGCTACCGATGTTGGTGAAGATGCCATCAATATTGCACGAAAAGGTTATTATCCGGCAAGCATTGAAGCAGATGTTTCGCCAGAGCAATTGAATCGATACTTCATTAAAGATGGAAGTGGTTATCGTATCAACAAGCAAATACGTGACATGGTTATTTTTGCGCCACAAAATATCATCATGGATCCACCGTTCACTAAGCTAGATATTGTTACCTGTCGTAATCTGCTGATTTATCTTGGGCCGGAATTACAAAAAAAGTTAATTCCACTGTTCCACTACACATTGACTTCTAATGGCATTTTGATTTTGGGTAATGCTGAAACCATTGGTAATTCCACCTCATTGTTCTCAGAAAGCAAGGAAAACACGCGGATCTACACCCGCATTAATAGCACTGCACCGCAGATGGAAGTCGACATCCCGACACGGATATTCCCCATCATATCCTTGGTAGAAAATGAACCTGAGAGAACCAGTAAGATGACTACAAATATTACCGATCTACAAATGCAGGCCGATCAAATTATCCTCCAAAGCTACTCGCCAGCAGCGGTCTTAGTCAATGCGGCAGGCGATATTATCTACATCAATGGTCGCACCGGAAAATATTTAGAGCCAGCCGCAGGTAAAGCCAACTGGAACATTCACGTCATGGCGCGTGAAGAGCTACAATATCAACTTCACCTTGCTATAATGAAAGCACAGCTGCAAATAGAGCCTGTAAATATTAAAAACCTGACCATAGACAAACACACTATTAATTTGACGGTACAAGCTATTACTAAGCCAAAAGCTTTGCTCGGCTTGATCATGGTGGTCTTTACTGAGGTGGTGACGCCGACCAAGTTACCACGCAGCAAAAGGGGTTCTGCAGAGAAAGAAATTCAGGCCGAACTGCAACAAGCACAGGACGAAATACAATCGCTTCGCGAACAAATGCAATCCTCTCAGGAAGAGCTAAAATCGGCCAATGAAGAGCTGCAATCCACTAATGAGGAATTGCAATCCACCAATGAAGAATTGACCACATCCAAAGAAGAGATGCAATCAATGAATGAAGAATTGCAAACCGTCAATACTGAACTACGATCCAAAGTCGATGATTTATCATGGGTCACTAACGACATGGAGAACCTGCTTGATAGTACCCAAATTGCCACCATTTTTCTGGATAACGAACTGCATGTTCGCCGCTTCACCAACTATGCGACGCATCTATTTAAGCTTATCCAAAGTGATGTAGGCCGAGCATTGTCCGACATCGTCACGGAATTAGATTATGTCCTGCTACAAGAAGATTCAAAGGAAGTATTGAAGACGCTTATCTTCATCGAAAAAGAAGTAACCGCTAAAAATAAACGCTGGTTCAAAGTTCGCATCATGCCTTATCGTACCCAAGAAAATGTGATTGATGGCGTGGTGATCACCTTTACCGATATCAGTGAAGCCAAGCTACTTGAATCAAAGTTACGTAAGATAAGGCCTAGCCTATGA
- a CDS encoding sensor domain-containing protein — protein MKTTPKSVKQSTNTLRERAEAKLKNQTRDTQSTPSDYEAKKMLHELQVHQIELEMQNEELKQARITERLYYRYTELFEFAPIAYFVFDLNGIISHVNLRGASLLGIERAHLVGKPFSHYVTPRYREIFKLCLGKAFGGSGIQSCEVLGQVTNNTLWLDIEAHLGITGTDCLAAMIDISDRKKAEDSQHRANIELAFQNKEKDKRADELVLANEEKEQRANELALANIELAFQNKEKDKRADELVLANEEKEQRANELVLANIELAFQNKEKDKRADELVLANEEKEQRANELVLANIELAFQNKEKDKRADELVLANAEKEQLANELALAAKVFIHARESIMITDAEGLIIEVNKTFSDITGYSREEAIGQTPRILKSGRQSPEFYVDMWHAIVTEGYWYGEIWNHRKNNEVYAVMQTISAVRDIQGMTTHYVSLASDITPMKQHQEQLERIAHYDVLTNLPNRVLLADRLSQAMRRCSRHEQSLAVLFLDLDGFKAVNDAYGHDVGDELLIALSIRMKEALREGDSLSRIGGDEFVAVLSDLVKVEDCEPVLERLLLAASEPVIVGGAVLNISASIGVTLYPRDNVDADLLMRHADQAMYIAKESGKNRYHLFDMAQDDAGKVQRESLEAIRYAIDHHQFVLYYQPKVNMKIGTVVGVEALIRWQHPERGLLSPIEFLPVIENHTMMLEIGEWVIDTALTQIGQWQAMTLNLPLSTSVNIPAVQLLQPGFIQTLTDLLAAHPNVEPRYLELEVLETSALEDVNHVSIIMNDCISLGVNFALDDFGTGYSSLTYLRRLPASLIKIDQTFVKDMLSNIDDFAIVEGVIALAKSFKRDVIAEGVETVEHGTVLLQLGCELAQGYGIARPMPASDIPAWINDWKPDASWQSGITD, from the coding sequence ATGAAGACTACGCCTAAGTCAGTCAAGCAGTCTACCAACACTTTACGCGAGCGTGCGGAAGCCAAACTGAAAAATCAAACTAGGGATACACAATCTACTCCTAGTGACTATGAAGCCAAAAAGATGCTCCATGAGTTGCAGGTTCATCAGATTGAATTGGAAATGCAAAATGAAGAGTTAAAGCAAGCTCGGATAACAGAACGATTATATTATCGTTACACCGAGTTATTTGAATTTGCACCGATTGCTTACTTTGTATTTGATCTCAATGGCATTATTAGTCATGTCAATTTACGAGGTGCCAGCCTGTTGGGTATTGAGCGCGCTCACTTAGTTGGCAAACCGTTTTCACACTATGTCACACCGCGATATCGTGAGATCTTTAAACTTTGCTTGGGAAAAGCCTTTGGTGGTAGCGGTATACAATCCTGCGAAGTATTAGGACAAGTGACTAATAATACGCTTTGGCTCGATATTGAGGCTCATCTCGGTATCACAGGCACAGACTGTCTTGCCGCTATGATTGACATCAGTGATAGAAAAAAAGCTGAAGATAGTCAACATCGAGCGAACATAGAGCTCGCCTTTCAAAACAAAGAGAAAGATAAGCGAGCAGACGAGTTAGTTCTAGCTAATGAAGAGAAAGAACAACGTGCCAATGAATTAGCCCTTGCTAACATAGAGCTCGCCTTTCAAAACAAAGAGAAAGATAAGCGAGCAGATGAGTTAGTTTTAGCTAATGAAGAGAAAGAACAACGTGCCAATGAATTAGTTCTTGCTAACATAGAGCTCGCTTTTCAAAACAAAGAGAAAGATAAGCGAGCAGATGAGTTAGTTTTAGCTAATGAAGAGAAAGAACAACGTGCCAATGAATTAGTTCTTGCTAACATAGAGCTCGCTTTTCAAAACAAAGAGAAAGATAAGCGAGCAGATGAGTTGGTTCTAGCTAACGCAGAGAAAGAACAGCTCGCCAACGAATTAGCCCTTGCCGCCAAGGTATTCATTCATGCTCGTGAAAGCATTATGATCACTGATGCTGAAGGTCTTATTATCGAAGTCAATAAGACCTTCAGTGACATCACAGGTTACAGCCGCGAAGAGGCCATAGGGCAAACCCCTCGCATTCTCAAGTCAGGACGTCAATCACCAGAGTTCTATGTTGATATGTGGCATGCCATAGTCACCGAAGGATACTGGTATGGCGAAATTTGGAATCACCGTAAAAATAATGAAGTTTATGCAGTAATGCAGACCATAAGTGCAGTTCGTGATATACAGGGTATGACGACCCATTATGTCTCTTTAGCGAGCGACATTACGCCGATGAAACAGCATCAAGAACAGTTAGAACGTATTGCTCACTATGATGTACTGACCAATTTGCCTAATCGGGTATTGCTGGCAGACAGATTATCTCAAGCTATGCGGCGGTGCAGTAGACACGAGCAGTCTTTAGCGGTGCTATTTCTAGATTTAGATGGTTTTAAAGCGGTGAACGATGCCTATGGGCATGATGTCGGTGATGAACTGCTTATTGCACTATCCATCAGGATGAAAGAGGCGCTTCGTGAAGGTGATAGCTTAAGCCGCATTGGCGGTGATGAATTTGTCGCAGTGTTGTCCGATTTAGTCAAAGTTGAAGATTGTGAGCCAGTATTGGAGCGGTTATTATTGGCCGCGTCAGAGCCTGTTATCGTTGGTGGTGCGGTACTCAATATATCCGCCAGTATTGGTGTTACGCTTTATCCGCGAGATAATGTAGATGCCGATTTACTGATGAGGCATGCCGACCAAGCTATGTATATCGCTAAAGAATCCGGTAAGAATCGATATCACTTATTTGATATGGCGCAAGATGATGCCGGTAAAGTGCAACGAGAAAGTCTAGAGGCTATTCGCTATGCTATAGATCATCATCAGTTTGTCCTCTATTACCAACCTAAAGTTAATATGAAGATAGGTACAGTGGTGGGCGTTGAGGCGCTTATTCGTTGGCAACATCCTGAGCGCGGACTATTAAGCCCAATCGAGTTTTTGCCTGTGATTGAAAATCACACCATGATGCTTGAAATAGGTGAATGGGTTATTGATACCGCATTAACACAAATCGGCCAATGGCAAGCTATGACGCTTAATCTCCCCCTAAGCACTAGCGTTAACATTCCGGCAGTACAATTACTGCAGCCTGGTTTTATACAGACGTTAACGGATCTTCTTGCAGCCCACCCCAATGTTGAACCTCGCTATTTAGAGCTAGAGGTGTTGGAAACAAGCGCTTTAGAAGATGTTAATCATGTGTCAATTATCATGAATGACTGCATAAGCCTAGGTGTCAATTTTGCTTTAGATGATTTCGGCACTGGCTATTCGTCGCTAACTTACCTTAGGCGATTGCCTGCGAGTTTGATTAAGATAGATCAGACCTTTGTCAAAGACATGTTGAGTAATATTGATGATTTCGCCATTGTTGAAGGCGTAATCGCCTTAGCGAAATCATTTAAACGTGACGTGATTGCTGAAGGCGTTGAAACCGTTGAACATGGCACTGTTTTATTACAACTAGGTTGTGAATTAGCACAAGGTTATGGCATTGCCAGACCTATGCCTGCCAGTGATATCCCCGCGTGGATAAATGACTGGAAGCCTGATGCGAGTTGGCAAAGCGGCATCACTGATTGA
- the trmY gene encoding tRNA (pseudouridine(54)-N(1))-methyltransferase TrmY — protein sequence MRAFVLRARAAPVDSKLFLAGIGQEAHTEILAHVLMNTIFVAQSYRDDVVVHLVLESTNDFSRTISFTSNELRNIGGFHEQNLTAKIAKALDASKGMSKEQSRVVESGITVRTVSFEKLIQELAEHYQLYMLEKKGTPVREVEFVHNACFLLTDHIPMPKKSFNSLKRLGTQHINLGPKMLFASQCVLLIHNELDMRL from the coding sequence ATGCGCGCCTTTGTTTTACGAGCCAGAGCTGCTCCGGTCGACAGCAAACTTTTTCTAGCAGGCATTGGCCAAGAAGCCCACACCGAGATTTTAGCCCACGTACTAATGAACACAATTTTTGTGGCACAATCATACCGCGATGATGTAGTGGTGCATTTGGTGCTTGAAAGCACTAATGACTTTTCCCGCACCATCAGTTTTACATCTAATGAATTGCGCAATATTGGCGGCTTTCACGAACAAAACCTCACCGCTAAAATCGCCAAAGCGTTAGACGCCTCTAAAGGCATGAGTAAAGAGCAATCTCGTGTCGTTGAATCTGGTATTACCGTGCGCACTGTCAGTTTTGAAAAGTTAATCCAAGAGTTAGCTGAACATTATCAGCTGTATATGTTGGAGAAAAAAGGCACCCCAGTAAGAGAAGTCGAGTTTGTTCATAATGCTTGTTTTCTACTCACCGATCATATTCCTATGCCTAAAAAAAGCTTTAATAGCTTGAAGCGTCTTGGTACTCAACATATCAATTTAGGTCCTAAAATGCTGTTTGCATCTCAGTGTGTGTTATTGATCCACAATGAGTTAGACATGAGATTGTAA
- the mscL gene encoding large-conductance mechanosensitive channel protein MscL: protein MSMMKEFKDFAVKGNVVDMAVGIVIGASFGKIVTALVAGVIMPPIGVLLGGVNFTDLAIVVKDAVGDAPAVVISYGAFIQTVIDFTLIALAIFMIVKGINKLKKKEQAAPKAPPAPTAQEILLTEIRDLLKAKS from the coding sequence ATGAGCATGATGAAAGAATTTAAAGATTTTGCGGTAAAAGGCAATGTAGTTGATATGGCTGTTGGTATTGTCATAGGCGCGTCTTTTGGCAAGATTGTCACTGCATTAGTTGCGGGGGTTATTATGCCTCCGATAGGCGTGTTATTAGGCGGAGTAAATTTTACTGATTTAGCCATTGTGGTAAAAGATGCGGTTGGTGATGCGCCAGCTGTGGTGATAAGTTATGGGGCTTTCATCCAAACCGTTATTGATTTTACTCTCATTGCATTAGCAATATTTATGATTGTAAAAGGCATTAACAAATTAAAGAAAAAAGAACAGGCTGCGCCTAAAGCACCACCAGCTCCCACAGCACAGGAAATATTACTAACGGAAATACGTGATTTATTAAAAGCTAAATCATGA
- a CDS encoding porin, whose product MKKTLLATALLGMFASHSAVASQETQELRKIIEQQQKVLKDLEKRLEQTEQRVEKTADVVESTASSKSATTIGGYGELHYNNISNNLNNTDKKEFDFHRFVLFVGHEFNSTTRFFSELEVEHSIAGEGKKGEVELEQAYIEHDFNNMFTGKAGLFLMPVGIINETHEPTTFYGVERNPVEKDIIPATWWEGGLNLNIKAAPGVAFDTAVTSGLYIPQGKEYKIRDGRQKVSEAKGEDLAYTGRVKYTAVPGLELAATVQYQSDLTQGEAGVDTASATLMTAHAIYNIENFSVKALYAQWNIDGKEAESLGRDKQNGFYIEPSYRINDQFGLFARYNEWDNNAGDNADTKKKQTNVGVNYWLHENVVFKADYENIGGAADSDGFNLGVGYQF is encoded by the coding sequence ATGAAGAAAACATTACTTGCCACAGCATTATTGGGCATGTTTGCAAGCCACTCTGCCGTTGCGTCACAAGAGACTCAAGAGCTACGTAAAATTATTGAACAGCAGCAGAAAGTATTAAAAGATTTAGAAAAACGCCTTGAACAGACAGAACAACGTGTGGAAAAAACCGCTGATGTTGTTGAATCTACCGCATCAAGCAAATCTGCCACGACTATCGGTGGTTATGGTGAGCTGCACTACAACAACATCTCTAATAATCTGAATAACACGGATAAGAAAGAATTCGATTTCCACCGTTTCGTATTATTTGTGGGTCATGAATTTAACAGCACAACACGTTTCTTCTCTGAATTAGAAGTTGAGCATTCAATTGCTGGTGAAGGCAAAAAAGGCGAAGTGGAATTAGAGCAAGCTTATATCGAGCATGACTTTAATAACATGTTCACCGGTAAAGCGGGTCTATTCCTGATGCCAGTAGGTATCATCAACGAAACTCACGAACCGACAACTTTCTACGGTGTTGAGCGTAACCCTGTTGAAAAAGACATCATCCCAGCAACGTGGTGGGAAGGTGGTCTTAACTTAAATATTAAAGCGGCACCTGGTGTTGCCTTTGATACTGCTGTGACTTCAGGTTTGTATATTCCTCAGGGTAAAGAATACAAAATCCGTGATGGTCGCCAAAAAGTCTCTGAAGCTAAAGGCGAAGACTTAGCCTACACCGGCCGCGTTAAGTACACTGCGGTGCCAGGTCTTGAGCTTGCAGCGACGGTACAATACCAGTCAGATTTAACCCAGGGTGAAGCAGGCGTTGATACTGCATCAGCGACATTAATGACAGCTCACGCTATCTACAACATCGAAAACTTCTCTGTTAAAGCGCTTTACGCTCAGTGGAATATCGATGGTAAAGAAGCTGAATCCTTAGGCCGTGATAAGCAAAATGGTTTCTACATCGAGCCTTCTTATCGCATCAACGACCAGTTTGGCTTATTCGCTCGTTACAACGAGTGGGACAACAATGCTGGCGACAATGCAGACACTAAGAAAAAGCAAACAAACGTGGGTGTTAACTACTGGTTACATGAAAACGTGGTATTTAAAGCAGACTACGAAAACATCGGCGGTGCTGCTGATTCAGATGGCTTTAACTTAGGCGTTGGCTATCAATTCTAA
- a CDS encoding FMN-binding protein, producing the protein MRLLCCIILGISLLTPQAQAETTQYLSSQDFIKQAFEGDLPKAKVFWLDDEAKAAIEEILSHSFNKMRVRYWQKDDASVWILDEIGKEALITVGIHVKAAEIAQTKVLVYRESRGDEVRHDFFTDQFKTAKLNADNKLDRHIDGITGATLSVRALTKLSRIALWLDAHVNKAEN; encoded by the coding sequence ATGAGATTACTTTGCTGCATCATACTTGGTATCAGTTTATTAACGCCTCAGGCTCAGGCTGAAACCACTCAATATTTATCTTCTCAGGATTTTATCAAACAGGCTTTTGAAGGCGACTTGCCTAAAGCTAAGGTGTTTTGGCTTGATGATGAAGCCAAAGCGGCTATCGAAGAGATTTTATCCCACAGCTTTAATAAAATGCGGGTGCGTTATTGGCAAAAAGATGACGCCAGTGTGTGGATCTTGGATGAAATTGGTAAAGAGGCCCTGATAACGGTAGGCATTCACGTTAAGGCTGCTGAGATAGCTCAGACAAAAGTGCTGGTGTATCGTGAAAGCCGCGGCGATGAAGTGCGCCATGACTTTTTTACCGACCAATTTAAGACGGCCAAGCTTAATGCTGATAATAAGCTCGATAGGCATATTGATGGCATTACTGGGGCGACCTTATCAGTGCGCGCCTTAACCAAATTATCCCGTATTGCACTGTGGCTCGATGCCCATGTTAATAAAGCTGAGAATTAG
- a CDS encoding PepSY domain-containing protein, producing MIKSRRPNQQLRRQGIKYQILRALRPWHRRLGLLSGVFILLLALTGVAINHSQDFNLDTAQVKQAWLLDYYGINAPQQITVFCISSTTGSATDANEHANAASSSQCKVLVAATDSQLWLKDKLILESQLPILGATQVGDSLVAADAKHVYLFSATGELYETQGPSTGLPQGILALANTDAGVWINTTKGVFLSDTDLLEWSPQAANADIAWLAPMAKNELVPSQWQAIELNARSGHLTWERVMLDLHSGRLFGELTIWLWDLFALALLLVVSSGVWIWAKQR from the coding sequence ATGATAAAAAGTAGACGTCCAAACCAACAACTGAGACGTCAAGGGATTAAATATCAAATCCTCAGAGCACTGCGTCCTTGGCATCGACGATTGGGTCTATTAAGTGGTGTGTTTATTCTGTTATTAGCCCTCACTGGCGTTGCCATTAATCATAGCCAAGACTTCAACTTAGATACTGCCCAGGTAAAACAAGCCTGGTTGCTGGACTATTACGGCATCAATGCACCGCAACAAATAACGGTATTTTGCATCAGTTCGACGACAGGATCTGCTACTGACGCCAATGAGCACGCTAATGCGGCATCGTCTTCCCAATGCAAGGTATTAGTGGCGGCTACAGACAGTCAACTCTGGCTGAAAGACAAACTTATTCTGGAGAGTCAGTTACCTATTCTTGGGGCTACACAGGTTGGAGACTCCCTGGTGGCCGCTGATGCTAAGCATGTGTATTTGTTTTCAGCAACAGGTGAACTTTACGAAACCCAAGGGCCAAGTACCGGACTCCCACAGGGTATATTGGCTCTGGCTAATACTGATGCAGGAGTGTGGATCAATACTACTAAAGGGGTGTTTTTAAGTGATACCGATTTACTGGAATGGTCACCACAAGCCGCCAATGCTGATATTGCTTGGTTAGCCCCAATGGCTAAAAATGAATTAGTGCCATCACAATGGCAAGCTATCGAGCTTAATGCCCGCAGTGGTCACTTAACATGGGAGCGAGTCATGCTGGACTTGCATAGTGGCCGCTTATTTGGAGAGTTAACAATCTGGTTATGGGATTTATTCGCCCTCGCCTTGTTGTTAGTTGTCAGCAGCGGTGTATGGATTTGGGCAAAGCAGCGCTAA
- a CDS encoding CPXCG motif-containing cysteine-rich protein, translated as MNQLTEQLIDCPYCGEAIEILIDSSDMGQEYIEDCQVCCKPINFLVSESVNGELNVNVYGEDEAY; from the coding sequence TTGAACCAATTAACTGAGCAACTTATAGATTGCCCCTACTGTGGTGAAGCTATTGAAATTCTCATTGATTCATCCGACATGGGACAAGAGTATATTGAAGATTGCCAGGTGTGTTGTAAACCCATTAATTTCCTGGTTTCTGAGAGTGTAAATGGCGAGCTTAATGTTAATGTTTATGGTGAAGACGAAGCATACTAA